One genomic region from Hoeflea algicola encodes:
- a CDS encoding ABC transporter ATP-binding protein: MNQQTRTANARRTAGVTFAARLAFEDVHHAYGEQPTLHGVTLAAEPGEVLCLLGPSGSGKTTLLRIAAGIERMSRGRLFLNDREIAGPVTNLPPERRGIGLMFQDFALFPHLTILDNVRFGLTALSSADAKREAMAALDRVGMVHYADNYPHALSGGEQQRVALARALAPRPAVLLMDEPFSGLDSRLKDSVRAETLAILREARATAVVVTHDAEEAMRMGDRIALLRDGALVQVGTAEDLYHRPASLFAAGFFSEINVFDGIVQGEIAQTPVGPVKAPGHSDGTTVAIAVRLPGLEVTETPCGVPARVVARRFLGVEELVTLVVAGGENPIDARIRAGQLRPGARDVSVSVNERDILVFETNG; the protein is encoded by the coding sequence GTGAACCAGCAGACAAGGACGGCAAACGCGCGCAGGACGGCAGGTGTAACCTTCGCCGCGCGCCTGGCGTTTGAGGATGTCCACCATGCCTATGGTGAGCAGCCGACGCTGCACGGGGTGACGCTTGCCGCCGAACCTGGCGAAGTTCTGTGCCTGTTGGGACCGTCGGGATCGGGCAAGACCACCTTGCTGAGGATCGCGGCCGGAATCGAGCGCATGAGCCGCGGCCGGCTTTTCCTCAATGACCGCGAAATCGCCGGACCGGTCACCAATCTGCCGCCGGAACGTCGCGGCATCGGCCTGATGTTTCAGGACTTTGCGCTGTTTCCGCATTTGACCATTCTCGACAATGTCCGCTTTGGCCTGACCGCGTTGTCATCGGCTGACGCCAAGCGCGAGGCGATGGCTGCGCTGGACCGGGTCGGCATGGTCCATTACGCCGATAATTACCCGCATGCGCTGTCGGGCGGCGAGCAGCAACGGGTGGCGCTGGCGCGGGCGCTGGCGCCGCGACCAGCGGTGCTGTTGATGGACGAGCCCTTCTCGGGACTTGATTCGCGGCTCAAGGACAGCGTGCGCGCCGAAACCCTGGCAATTTTGCGGGAAGCGCGGGCCACGGCCGTTGTCGTCACCCATGATGCGGAAGAAGCCATGCGGATGGGCGACCGGATTGCCCTGCTCAGGGATGGCGCGCTGGTGCAGGTGGGAACGGCGGAGGATCTTTACCACCGTCCCGCAAGCCTGTTTGCCGCCGGGTTCTTCTCGGAGATCAATGTGTTTGACGGCATCGTCCAGGGTGAAATCGCGCAAACCCCGGTGGGGCCAGTCAAGGCGCCTGGGCATTCTGACGGTACGACGGTTGCCATCGCCGTTCGGCTGCCGGGTCTAGAGGTAACGGAGACGCCGTGTGGCGTGCCTGCACGGGTGGTTGCGCGCCGGTTTCTTGGCGTTGAAGAGTTGGTGACATTGGTGGTTGCAGGCGGTGAAAACCCAATCGATGCGCGCATCAGAGCAGGTCAGTTGCGTCCCGGCGCGCGGGATGTTTCTGTATCTGTTAACGAGAGAGACATTTTGGTGTTTGAAACAAACGGATAA
- the surE gene encoding 5'/3'-nucleotidase SurE encodes MRILITNDDGIHAEGLEVLERIARTLSDDVWVVAPETDQSGLAHSLTLSEPLRLRKVKDKTYALRGTPTDCVIMAIRKLMDQAPDLVLSGVNAGQNVADDVTYSGTVAGAMEGTLLGVRSIAISQAYRLDEGRVLPWDVVETLAPALLRKLIGLSLPKGTLLNVNFPNCAVEDVKGVVVTDQGVMTHALSIDERRDGRGFPYFWLKFGRRDFETEANSDIKAISNGYVSVTPLQLDLTHHAVQDQIAKALRD; translated from the coding sequence ATGCGCATACTCATCACCAATGACGACGGCATTCACGCCGAGGGGCTTGAGGTGCTTGAGCGCATTGCCCGGACGCTCTCCGACGACGTCTGGGTGGTTGCGCCGGAAACCGACCAGAGCGGGCTTGCCCATTCATTGACGCTTTCCGAACCGCTGAGGTTGCGCAAGGTGAAGGACAAGACCTATGCGCTGCGCGGCACGCCGACCGATTGTGTGATCATGGCGATCCGCAAGTTGATGGATCAGGCGCCGGATCTGGTTCTATCGGGCGTCAATGCCGGGCAGAATGTTGCCGATGACGTGACCTATTCCGGCACCGTCGCCGGGGCCATGGAAGGCACGCTTTTAGGCGTGCGGTCGATTGCCATCAGCCAGGCCTACCGGCTCGATGAGGGCAGGGTGCTGCCGTGGGATGTGGTCGAAACGCTGGCGCCGGCGCTGCTGCGCAAACTCATCGGTCTCAGTCTGCCGAAGGGAACCCTGCTCAACGTCAACTTCCCCAATTGTGCCGTGGAAGACGTCAAGGGCGTGGTCGTGACCGATCAGGGAGTGATGACCCATGCGCTGTCGATTGACGAGCGCCGTGACGGGCGCGGGTTCCCATATTTCTGGCTGAAATTCGGCCGCCGGGATTTTGAGACGGAAGCCAACAGCGACATCAAGGCGATCTCTAACGGGTATGTTTCCGTGACGCCACTGCAGCTGGATCTGACCCATCATGCGGTGCAGGATCAGATTGCCAAAGCATTGAGAGATTGA
- the scpB gene encoding SMC-Scp complex subunit ScpB, with product MDQAQDDETGADALDALKNRALREAERIAEALVFASSEPVAEKLIATKLPDDVAVDAVMAQLARRYADRGVNLVRVGDAWAFRTAADLGFLIRQEENEIKKLSRAGLEVLSTIAYHQPVTRAEIEDVRGVATSKGTLDVLMETGWVRMRGRRRSPGRPVTYGTTAAFLDHFGLEDLRDLPGMDELKGAGLLSGKVPSNFQPPILSANDDLTEDEDPITQMDLEELGLLTPMGEAED from the coding sequence ATGGATCAGGCTCAGGACGATGAAACCGGTGCGGATGCTCTCGACGCGCTCAAGAACCGCGCGCTTCGCGAAGCCGAGCGGATTGCCGAGGCGCTGGTGTTTGCATCGAGCGAACCGGTCGCCGAAAAACTGATCGCGACGAAACTGCCCGATGACGTGGCCGTCGATGCGGTAATGGCGCAACTGGCGCGCCGCTACGCTGACCGGGGTGTTAATCTGGTGCGGGTCGGTGATGCCTGGGCGTTTCGCACGGCAGCGGATCTGGGCTTTCTGATCCGTCAGGAAGAAAACGAAATCAAGAAGCTGTCGCGTGCCGGCCTCGAGGTTTTGTCGACCATCGCCTATCACCAGCCGGTGACACGGGCGGAAATCGAGGACGTGCGCGGTGTCGCCACATCCAAGGGCACGCTTGATGTGCTGATGGAAACCGGCTGGGTGCGGATGCGCGGCCGCCGCCGGTCGCCGGGTCGTCCCGTGACCTATGGCACCACGGCCGCGTTTCTCGATCATTTCGGACTTGAAGACCTGCGTGACTTGCCGGGCATGGACGAACTCAAGGGGGCGGGCTTGCTGTCGGGCAAGGTTCCGTCGAACTTCCAGCCACCGATTCTGTCGGCCAATGATGACCTCACTGAGGATGAAGATCCGATCACGCAAATGGATCTGGAAGAACTTGGACTCTTGACACCGATGGGTGAAGCGGAGGACTAA
- the nagZ gene encoding beta-N-acetylhexosaminidase codes for MFGCAGPQLSVEERAFFAEHRPWGFILFGRNIVSLEQVTELCADLRESISRPDAPILIDQEGGRVQRFKPPLVPQYPSGAELGALYLANPEAGLRAAWIMSRLHAFDLLPLGITVDCLPVLDIPAPGGHEVIGSRAYGVTPEVVTAMGTAASAGLKAGGMLPVIKHIPGHGRAGADTHHELPRVDVARAELSARDFAPFKALAGEAMAMSAHVVFTDIDPEHPATTSRKVIEEVIRGEIGFDGLLMSDDVSMNALSGDFVARTGAIFAGGCDVILHCNGVPAEMEAVISVTPVLSGEALRRTQAAMEAFKPADDSNETVLRDEFEALMAAS; via the coding sequence ATCTTCGGTTGTGCCGGCCCTCAACTCAGTGTCGAGGAGCGCGCATTCTTTGCCGAGCACCGGCCCTGGGGCTTTATTCTTTTTGGCCGCAACATTGTCAGCCTGGAACAGGTCACGGAGCTGTGTGCCGACCTGCGTGAGAGCATTTCGCGCCCCGATGCGCCGATCCTGATTGATCAGGAAGGTGGCCGTGTGCAGCGCTTCAAGCCTCCATTGGTACCGCAATACCCTTCGGGCGCGGAACTCGGTGCATTGTATCTCGCCAACCCTGAGGCGGGCCTGCGCGCGGCCTGGATCATGTCACGGCTGCATGCATTCGACCTGCTGCCGCTTGGTATCACAGTTGATTGCCTGCCGGTGCTCGATATCCCCGCGCCAGGCGGCCACGAGGTGATCGGCAGCCGTGCCTATGGCGTGACGCCGGAGGTGGTGACGGCAATGGGTACGGCAGCCTCAGCAGGCCTGAAGGCCGGTGGCATGCTGCCGGTGATCAAGCACATTCCCGGCCACGGTCGGGCGGGTGCCGATACGCACCATGAATTGCCAAGGGTCGATGTTGCGCGGGCGGAATTGTCAGCGCGCGACTTCGCGCCGTTCAAGGCGCTGGCAGGCGAAGCGATGGCGATGTCGGCGCATGTGGTCTTTACCGATATCGATCCTGAGCATCCCGCCACCACATCACGCAAGGTGATTGAAGAGGTGATCCGGGGTGAAATCGGGTTTGACGGGCTTTTGATGTCCGATGATGTGTCGATGAACGCGCTTTCTGGGGATTTCGTGGCCAGGACAGGTGCAATTTTTGCCGGAGGGTGCGATGTCATCTTGCACTGCAATGGCGTTCCTGCGGAAATGGAAGCGGTGATTTCGGTCACACCGGTCCTGTCGGGTGAGGCGCTGCGGCGTACGCAAGCGGCAATGGAGGCATTCAAGCCCGCTGATGACAGCAATGAGACCGTCTTGCGGGACGAATTCGAGGCGTTGATGGCGGCCTCATAA
- a CDS encoding segregation and condensation protein A, translated as MDAVWDTAAADRATGDPFLVIDVDGFEGPLDLLLHLARTQKVDLAKISVLALAEQYLHFVEKARALRLELAADYLVMAAWLAYLKSRLLIPQGPKGDEPSGEEMAAQLAFRLKRLEAMREAATRLVNRNRLGRDVFARGAPEPLVIDLNSSFDATLYDLLTAYASQRQRQMITQVTIARRRVWSLADARVILTRLIGELKDWTALDQYLARYLADPEERVTAIASSFAASLELVREGRMEIRQEGAFQPIFMRRPSGAGLNAGSRS; from the coding sequence ATGGATGCCGTGTGGGACACGGCCGCTGCCGACCGGGCCACCGGTGATCCTTTCCTGGTGATCGATGTTGACGGGTTTGAAGGCCCGCTTGATCTGCTGTTGCACCTGGCGCGCACGCAAAAGGTCGATCTGGCCAAGATCTCGGTTCTGGCGCTGGCCGAACAATATCTGCATTTTGTCGAAAAGGCGCGGGCGTTGCGACTTGAGCTTGCCGCCGACTATCTGGTGATGGCGGCGTGGCTCGCCTATCTCAAGTCCCGTTTGTTGATACCCCAGGGCCCGAAGGGCGACGAGCCGAGCGGCGAGGAAATGGCGGCGCAACTGGCGTTCCGGCTCAAGCGGCTGGAAGCGATGCGCGAAGCTGCGACCCGGCTTGTCAATCGCAACCGGTTGGGGCGCGACGTGTTCGCCCGTGGCGCGCCGGAGCCGCTGGTCATCGACCTCAATTCGAGCTTCGACGCAACGCTTTATGACCTGCTGACGGCCTATGCGTCGCAGCGGCAGCGGCAGATGATAACCCAGGTGACGATCGCCCGGCGCCGGGTCTGGTCGCTCGCCGATGCACGCGTCATACTGACGCGGCTGATCGGCGAGCTCAAGGATTGGACGGCGCTGGACCAATATTTGGCGCGCTATCTCGCTGACCCCGAGGAGCGGGTGACGGCGATTGCCAGCTCGTTTGCGGCCAGTCTGGAACTGGTGCGGGAAGGGCGAATGGAAATCCGCCAGGAGGGGGCCTTCCAACCTATATTCATGCGACGACCGTCAGGCGCCGGTCTCAATGCGGGGAGCAGATCATGA
- a CDS encoding twin-arginine translocase TatA/TatE family subunit translates to MGSFSIWHWLIVLVVVLLLFGRGKIPELMGDVAKGIKSFKKGMGDEETAPDAKSVEAKTVESKAEEAKDRG, encoded by the coding sequence ATGGGTAGTTTTAGTATTTGGCATTGGCTTATCGTTCTGGTCGTCGTTCTGTTGCTTTTCGGTCGCGGCAAGATCCCGGAACTGATGGGCGATGTTGCCAAGGGCATCAAAAGCTTCAAGAAGGGCATGGGCGACGAAGAAACCGCACCCGATGCCAAGTCGGTTGAGGCCAAGACGGTCGAAAGCAAGGCCGAAGAAGCCAAGGATCGCGGCTGA
- the tatB gene encoding Sec-independent protein translocase protein TatB produces the protein MFDIGWPELLVVAIVLIIVVGPKDLPPMLRAFGRTTKKLRSMASEFRGQFDEALREADLDDVKKTFDSARKLNPMQSIRDAVNPLKDTAKEIRSDLEKSVKTPSTAAADKPVPDVAVPTPAMKLADGPPEIKADAPAPAGKAGDKTTSKSASPSGATAKAKTSTRAKTPVKPAVKTESAAKPATKSQPAEKPAARKTAAKASAASKPSSSNAPAATTKAAAKPSGGAKAPARARKPKQGEGSA, from the coding sequence ATGTTCGATATTGGTTGGCCAGAGCTTCTGGTCGTCGCCATTGTGCTGATAATCGTGGTCGGTCCGAAAGACCTGCCACCGATGCTGCGCGCCTTCGGGCGGACCACCAAGAAACTCAGATCAATGGCATCTGAGTTTCGGGGTCAGTTCGATGAGGCGTTGCGGGAAGCGGATCTTGACGATGTCAAGAAGACGTTTGACAGCGCACGCAAACTCAACCCGATGCAGAGCATTCGTGACGCGGTCAATCCGTTGAAGGATACTGCCAAGGAAATCCGTTCGGACCTGGAAAAATCCGTGAAGACGCCGTCAACGGCTGCTGCGGACAAACCGGTCCCGGATGTGGCGGTGCCAACACCGGCGATGAAGCTGGCGGATGGGCCACCGGAGATCAAGGCCGACGCGCCAGCTCCGGCGGGTAAAGCCGGTGACAAGACCACGTCGAAATCCGCTTCGCCATCGGGCGCCACGGCCAAAGCGAAAACTTCGACCAGGGCAAAGACGCCGGTCAAGCCAGCGGTAAAGACTGAGTCGGCTGCCAAGCCCGCGACCAAGTCTCAGCCGGCAGAGAAGCCTGCTGCCCGAAAAACTGCAGCGAAGGCGTCGGCAGCGAGCAAGCCATCGTCGTCGAATGCTCCGGCTGCCACGACCAAGGCCGCAGCCAAGCCATCGGGCGGGGCCAAGGCCCCTGCGCGTGCCAGAAAACCGAAACAAGGTGAGGGCTCGGCTTGA
- the tatC gene encoding twin-arginine translocase subunit TatC: MTEDIDDKPQPLLEHLMELRNRLMWAIGAFFIAFLVCFAFAKPLFNMLVQPFTWAVDWAGMTDRKIELIYTAPQEFFFTQIKIGMFGGVVLAFPMIAAQVYKFVAPGLYKNERSAFLPFLVASPVLFLLGAALVYFFFTPMVMWFFLAMEQTGGHGEASIVLLPKVSEYLGLIMTLIFAFGLVFQLPVVTTLLARAGLATSVGLAAKRKYAIVAAFVAAAVLTPPDPVSQIGLALPTIILYEIAIYCARLVERQRAAAKATAAADDPESSADSDPQGDA; this comes from the coding sequence TTGACCGAAGATATTGATGACAAGCCGCAGCCGCTGCTTGAGCATTTGATGGAACTGCGCAATCGCCTGATGTGGGCGATCGGTGCCTTCTTCATTGCATTTCTTGTCTGTTTCGCGTTCGCCAAACCGTTGTTCAACATGCTGGTGCAGCCTTTCACCTGGGCGGTGGACTGGGCCGGGATGACCGATCGCAAGATCGAATTGATCTACACGGCGCCGCAGGAGTTTTTCTTCACCCAAATCAAGATTGGCATGTTCGGCGGCGTGGTGCTGGCGTTTCCGATGATCGCGGCACAGGTCTACAAGTTCGTAGCACCGGGGCTTTACAAGAACGAGCGCTCGGCATTTCTGCCATTTCTGGTGGCGTCGCCGGTGTTGTTCCTGCTCGGCGCGGCGCTGGTCTACTTCTTCTTCACCCCGATGGTGATGTGGTTCTTCCTTGCGATGGAACAGACCGGAGGCCACGGCGAGGCGTCGATCGTGCTGTTGCCGAAGGTCTCGGAATATCTCGGGTTGATCATGACCCTGATCTTCGCCTTCGGCCTGGTGTTCCAGTTGCCGGTGGTGACCACGTTGCTGGCGCGGGCGGGGCTTGCCACGTCTGTCGGCCTCGCAGCAAAGCGCAAATATGCCATCGTCGCCGCCTTTGTCGCAGCTGCGGTGCTGACGCCGCCAGACCCGGTCTCCCAGATCGGGCTTGCGCTGCCCACCATCATTCTTTACGAGATTGCCATCTATTGCGCCCGTCTCGTGGAGCGCCAGCGCGCCGCGGCAAAGGCCACGGCGGCAGCAGATGATCCCGAATCATCGGCTGACTCTGATCCCCAAGGGGACGCCTGA
- the serS gene encoding serine--tRNA ligase yields the protein MLDIKWIRENPAALDAALAKRGADPQAEQLVALDEARRSHVGAVQALQERRNAASKEIGKAMAAKDQAAADALKAEVAKLKDELQAGEAKERELDEALKHALSVLPNIPLDEVPVGADEGDNVEIRLGGKKPDLGFEPKEHFELGEALGMMDFERAAKMSGARFTILSGPLARLERALGQFMLDLHTGEHGYREVNPPLLVNDAAAYGTDKLPKFGDDLFRTTDGRWLIPTAEVPLTYMAAGEILDEQQLPLRYTALTACFRSEAGSAGRDTRGMLRQHQFSKVEMVSVTTPETSLEEHERMTASAEAVLNRLGLHYRTVVLCTGDMGFGAQKTYDIEVWLPGQKAYREISSCSVCGDFQARRMNARCRKPGDKATRFVHTLNGSGVAVGRALIAVMENYQNKDGSITVPDALRMYMGGLTRIENPN from the coding sequence ATGCTTGACATCAAATGGATACGAGAAAACCCGGCGGCGCTTGACGCGGCGCTCGCCAAACGTGGCGCTGATCCACAAGCCGAACAGCTGGTGGCGCTCGATGAGGCACGCCGTAGCCATGTCGGCGCTGTGCAGGCCTTGCAGGAGCGCCGCAATGCCGCTTCCAAGGAAATAGGCAAAGCAATGGCCGCCAAGGACCAGGCTGCGGCCGACGCGCTGAAGGCCGAGGTTGCCAAGCTCAAGGACGAATTGCAAGCTGGCGAAGCCAAGGAGCGGGAGCTTGACGAAGCGCTCAAGCATGCGCTTTCGGTTCTGCCGAACATCCCGCTCGACGAAGTGCCGGTCGGCGCTGATGAAGGGGACAATGTTGAAATTCGCTTGGGCGGCAAAAAGCCCGATCTCGGGTTTGAGCCCAAGGAGCATTTCGAACTTGGCGAAGCGCTCGGAATGATGGACTTCGAGCGGGCGGCGAAAATGTCTGGCGCACGGTTTACCATCCTGTCTGGACCGCTGGCGCGGCTTGAGCGGGCGCTGGGCCAGTTCATGCTGGATTTGCACACTGGCGAGCATGGCTATCGTGAGGTCAACCCGCCGCTGCTGGTCAACGATGCCGCGGCATACGGCACCGACAAGTTGCCGAAATTTGGCGATGACCTGTTTCGCACCACGGACGGCCGTTGGCTGATTCCGACGGCGGAAGTGCCGCTGACCTATATGGCAGCCGGCGAAATTCTCGATGAGCAGCAATTGCCGCTGCGCTATACCGCGCTGACGGCATGCTTTCGCTCCGAGGCCGGATCGGCCGGCCGTGACACCCGCGGCATGCTTAGGCAGCATCAGTTCAGCAAAGTTGAGATGGTCTCGGTGACCACGCCGGAAACCTCGCTTGAAGAACATGAGCGGATGACCGCGAGCGCGGAAGCCGTGCTCAACCGGTTGGGGCTGCACTATCGCACCGTGGTGCTGTGCACGGGTGATATGGGGTTTGGCGCCCAGAAGACTTACGACATCGAGGTCTGGCTTCCGGGCCAGAAGGCCTATCGGGAAATTTCATCTTGTTCGGTCTGCGGCGATTTTCAGGCGCGGCGCATGAATGCGCGCTGCCGCAAGCCGGGCGACAAGGCCACGCGCTTTGTCCATACGCTCAATGGGTCCGGCGTCGCCGTCGGTCGGGCGCTGATCGCGGTGATGGAAAATTACCAGAACAAGGATGGTTCGATCACCGTTCCGGATGCGCTGCGCATGTATATGGGTGGCCTTACGCGAATTGAAAACCCGAATTGA